The Trichosurus vulpecula isolate mTriVul1 chromosome 9, mTriVul1.pri, whole genome shotgun sequence region tcttacccaaggtcataggaTTGAGCTATAAAGTCAGAAGGTGAACCCCATTCTCACTCAATTCCTGTGTCCTTCCCATTGTTCCATTCTGTCCCTTTGATATCACTTCTAAGACActgggttcttttttgttttttaaagaacatttactATTATATTTTTTGGTAACCTAAATATGGTAGAATGTAATATGTAGAGATTCATATTATCTGAAATGATATTAATTTATTTCAAGCTCTGCATATTTGGGAAATTCTAAAAGCAAATTAAcgtttcctccttcctccctacaGGTTAACCTCCGAGCCACTGATGTCCGGCTCATGCGGCAACTGCTTATCATCAATGACAGCATTGAGTCCATCAAATGGATGATGGAGGAGAAGGGTACAATCACCAGCCGAGGCAGCAGTCTCAGTGGGAGCCTTTGCAGTTTACTGGAAAGCCAAAACACCTCCTTACAAGGAAGCTATAATAGCTTACAGGACGGCAGTGATGGGTTGGATGGAATATCAGTGGGCAGTTATCTGGACACTTTGGCAGATGATGTCCCAGGTCACCAGACTCCCTCCGATTTGGACCAGTTCAGTGACACCTCCCTAATAGAAGACTCACAGTCTTTCTACAAGCGTCCCAAACTTGATTCTGAGTATTACCGTTTTGGCTAATAGCAAGGGCTTTTTCATGGGACTGGTGTGCAATTAACTtatatttatcttctttctctgctgctattttatttttgtggtaaAATTGCAAACTTTTTCAAGGAAAGCTTATTTTGAAGCCGCTTTATAAACTCTTTACTTGCTTCTAACATTTCTTGTAGGGATTGATTTCTCCTCCTGCCATTCTTAATCTCCATTCTTAATTTATTGCAGAGACTTTTCCCCTCATAGTACAATGCCACAATTAaagtgggaaaaaagaacaagcaataaactttttttttctgtttttaaaacacgTGTTCAGGGATTACCAGTAAAACATTTtgctaaatttaaaaataaactatgtTCTGATACCAGCAATTTTGTAGATCATGTAGTTCTTAAATGATTGTAATTATTGTCATGTACGTATCTGTGAGGTCTGGTGTgcataatttctatttctttgtttatCCTAAATTGGCCAAACTTCTGATGGGAATTATTAATTGTGGGCCTACTTTCCTCACTGTTTCCCTTTTGCATATACTGAGCACTTTTTTCTGCTCTTGAGTGTGCATAAAGGAAATAATTTGGATATAGGAAATCTTCTCTCCCCATCATCATATGAAATCAGCCTCAGATTTGTggtgttttaactttttttaaaaagttagaagcCGCACACACAAGAAGTTTCAGCTGTAAATCATATGGAAAGGTTTTGGGATCTTTAGGATGATGTAGATGGcaatccatcttctctttcaccGTTAAGTGAAGTAGCTAAGTAGCATAGAGTTGGACTcagcatcagaaagacctgagttcaatttgtCCCTCAGAGACTTACCATCAGGGGGCCccaagaaaaatcacttaacatttgtgatgtgtttttcatctttaaaaaagtgccaataatagcacctattttttAGAGTTGTTATGGGAATCAAATCAGAGAACATGTGCTGtaatgctttgcaagccttaaagcacaatagaaaTGTTAATTATCCATGTCATTTCTATGGATAAAAATCCCATCCATTTCACATGTTGAACCACTTGATAGCATCCGTTGATGTCTAGAGCTTCTTCTATGTGCCAACGCAgcacagaggcagaagagaaCCTTTTAGATATGGGGAAATCAACATAAATAAAGTCTTAGAGGCCAGCATATTAAAGTGATAGAAAACCTTGACTAGAATGGCCTTGTGACCAGAATGGGCTCATGAAAGgagaggtgggagtggggaagaaggagtTATCTATATAGCATAACTTGAGAGGTGTTGTGTGTTCCAGGTTTCTTTCATACCAGGCATGCCACGGCAATGGAAATTATTGCTGCTATATTGACCCTCTGAGTACTCTCTGGAATCCTGTATGGTGTAAAACATGACATTTTCACTGGGTCAACATATTATGTTTCCCAGACTCTGATGTATAAGCAGATTAATTCTTCTGATTAAACCTATTAGTATCTATTATCACCTGGGAGAGTGCAGGGTCCAATATTTGTTAGATGGTTAGGTTGCAATGgggaaaagaggtagaaaagaggTCTATAGGAGCAATTCCAAAGAACATGTTAGGATTTCAAATACATTGACTCAGAAATGCTGCTTTGCAAAAAAAAGGAGCCAAGTAAATTTTAGAACAAAATAGACAAAATTAAACCTATAGTTATTAttatgtgatgtttaaaaagttcaagagacataatttcagCATAGTTAATCATCTTGTTAATAGTGCtagcatattaccaataaaatgggTCAGAGACACTCTTGAAGGCCAAAGACAAATCATGgcggtgggctcacagtttatatgcccttgaggatggcaatcaactctgattggttagcaatgagagagaaaatgactattacaatgagaggtggacctGTTTTAATGAGGGGCCGGGGCAAAGTA contains the following coding sequences:
- the LURAP1L gene encoding leucine rich adaptor protein 1-like, translated to MEDGPLPDLRDIELKLGRKVPESLVRSLRGEEPGRDRDKDKDQGRGCSSGSSCSLSPSSFSSSSSSPASGSPRRSNSSALERLETKLHLLKQEMVNLRATDVRLMRQLLIINDSIESIKWMMEEKGTITSRGSSLSGSLCSLLESQNTSLQGSYNSLQDGSDGLDGISVGSYLDTLADDVPGHQTPSDLDQFSDTSLIEDSQSFYKRPKLDSEYYRFG